Part of the Elgaria multicarinata webbii isolate HBS135686 ecotype San Diego chromosome 5, rElgMul1.1.pri, whole genome shotgun sequence genome, GGACTGcagccccatcatccctgaccattgctcatgctcattggggctaatgggaattagaatccaacaatatctggagggccacattttcCACTCCTACCATAGACATTACATGTTCGTACCTGCATGTCAGCTATATCCATAACATAAATAAGCAGTATGCAAAGGAAACACAAAAATAACATGTTCAAAATATATTCACAGGGGTGAAGGAAAGATCAGTCAAAATGAAGCAATGTATATCTATCTATGATGACCTAATGTTCTTCATGTTTCTGCCATGAATGATATCGTGTCTGTGAATTTAGCGGCAGAAAGCAGCCCACACCTGCCACTAATCTCCATTTTCTTTGGTTTATTGATGGAAAGCCAATAGCAAAGAACTTTGGCGTTCCCTGGATGATCACAATTATGGGCATGTAGGTCATAAAGCTGCTTGGCTACAAATCCATTGGGCcatttcatttgttgttttcattaGCCAGGCAACCATTCCCCAAGAGACACAAGGGACCCCTTCAGTGTGTTTAATGGAATCTCTGTGATGTAATTGTCAAAATCCTAGTTGCTATATATGGCAATTATTCCAGACAGATTAGATGACATAGAACAGATGGGCTGCTTGCCTGCTCACTTCTAGCCCCCatctttacttcttctttttttcatattTAGCATTGTGCAGTAAAACTGTTCTAACCATATTAGTAGAGCTGCAATTCTTATAACTTAATACAAGTGattggcagcagaggctggtggctccgatgtcagtggggcagtgaatctgctctcggtttcagtgagaaccattCAGAACcagtgcaccttggatagctcatttagagttctgaatggttctgactgaaacccagagctttatcacaccagcgttatactgtgtaatcactacgaattgcgtgcaaaggactcagaagttttccaccttctaatctgctttgattgtgaagtactcccatgcatcctgccttaattgtgcaataaagcagaaAGACTCACCTTATCTAGccactactttttgagcgtatcttctgagccgctgctggggtgcaggagcaggttttaaaagaaatgcttacatttgcataagcgttaaagataaagacaccaaaattggcacagtaatagatattagggagagctttaagcataccaaatttgaattggattggttcatccgttgattttttaatgatttttttttacatttccccctttaaacccatttcctggtatgcaaaggatctagccctcggcagcaacaacaacaacagcgacagcttagtgctatggggataattcgagggaagcaggtacatgggatgaagctaccaGATTGGATTCACAGGCTTACTggcatcagagctaccagcctccaccagTATTTGTGGGATGAGGTTGAAATTGAAGAATTCCTTCTTCGTATGGTAGATCTATTTGGGTTTCTCTGAAGGTAAAGAAACTGGTTAATTGTTCTGAAGGACACACCGCCATCCAAGGTGCTCTTTAGTAGCGACGAAAGCTCAAATCAACTACCAAAAGCTAGGCATAGAAAGGTTCTACAATCTATGACTGCAATGTCTTAGCCAGCTCTTGCTCTTACAAGAACTATCTGACAACCTTTGAGATAAGAATTTTGATTCCGCCACATTTCTACTGTGTATAATTCTCTTTTGTGACATTTGATTTCATCTCCATCTTGAAGCAGGAATTTATATTGACTGGAGGATGTCAAGATACATGAATACAGCTAAAGATGCGGGTGGTCTCCACTGAAAAGTATTGTGTTTAAAATGATAGCAGGTGGCATGAAAGTACATATAATCTGCAATCACTGTTTCACACATGTCAGAAATCAGTCAATATTCCACTTACCAAGTGATGAACATCCTTAAAAGAAACTTGTGTTTAAACGTGTACCTGTATTTGAATAAGGCCAACTATTGTCATTTTGGAAGCTGCGGACCATGCATATTATAACGTATAAATAATATTAACGAAGAACCCTTAAAGAGAAACCCAGCTGAAGATGACTGTTTCCCAAATTTCAGCCCTTGACTGTTAATATGTCTTCCCAACATTGTAGGAGCGGCACTAGTAGTTCATAaattttctgttatttattttgtaaCTGCACCTAAATCACAATCAATTGTCCAGCACTGGGTTGCCAGACCAGATAAAATGTAACTCTTGCCATCAACACAGTCCATTTTCAAGGGCAATATAAACTAAAGGGGCATATTTAGAAGATACAATAGACTTCTTTATACACAGGCATGGagtctttctcttctgctagaataaaacatttcccacataACGGCATCCATGGTACATATTCTACATGTCTTTAGTTTCTTAGGTTATTGACCGGACACTCAAAGGAAGAGCCATAATTCTTCATTGGCCCTTATTCGGGATTAAAGGGCTGCAGAAACAGAAGAGCTACCCAAAGTATCTTTCCAGTAAAATTACATTCCTGAAAACCAGTGCCGCCCCACCGCTACCATCGCAAGAGTTTTCATCCTCAGCATAGATATACATTCTGATGTGGGCTTCATCATTTGGCACCTTCCCAAGCATCGTTGTGGTTCACTCTCCGTAGCTCTCAAATGAGATCCATGTTAATGACCCTTGGTGGTGTCAGAACGGCACTTGACACGCTGTCGAAAGGGCTGTCCTTGCATCTGGGAGTTCTGCTGCAGAGCATGTGTCCCTCCCGCTCTTTCTGCTGCAGCAGGTTCACCCCTAGGAGTTGCATTCCTCACAATGGCAGGAGAGAATATAACGGTAGGTGGCGGTGAGCCTCATGCCGCCCGAGCAGCGCAGTCGCATGGCCTTCAGCTTTGACGTCTGTGGCCGGCAGCAGTGGCACGTGGATCGGAAGGGCTGTTTTAGGACTGTACTGAAGGACACCATTGGCTCAGAGCGTGACGTTTGAGTGCAACGTCCCTCACAGCGAGCCAGTAGGACCATCTGcaaaggaaggagaggaaagagtCAGGAACATAGCAGGGAGAAAAAAGAATCAGGAAGGTAGTCGTGGAATAAGGCAGATTTGGGATTtggaaaggcaaattccatgttgggcataattaggaaaggagtcaaaaacaaaactgacaatATTATACGACCCAAAttgatacaaatctatggtgtgaccatacttgGACTACTATGCACAGTTTtggccaccacaccacacctagagttgggaaaggtgcagaaaagggcaaccaaaatgggcAAGGAACTGGAGCAACTACCCcacaaggaaaggttacaaaatctggggctttttagcttagaaaaatggtgagtaaggggtgatgtgatagaggtgaacaaaattatgcatggtgtggcgaaagtggatagggggacatttttctcccactctcataatactagaacctggtgttatcccattaagctgattggtggcaaattcaggatagataaaagaagTACTTTTTGGCACAGCGCAATGtcaaacaatggaatttgctacaagatgtaatgatagccaccaacttgaatggctttaaaagaggattagagaaggctgtcagtggctactagtcctgatggcgacatgctacctctagtagcatATAGGAGTGATGCCAGTGTTGGGAGATATCAGGTgccactgtgttgttgttgttgttgttgttgttgttgttgttgttgttgttaaagccaGAGATTTTACTGTTCTAAAAAGAAGCTCTCATTATTTAACTGGAAGTGTGACATATTGATCTCACAATTTTTAAAGAGTATCTTTGAAATGCTTAGGTAGAATGAAGATCCACAGCGTACATGTATCTTGGATATATGTCCAAGATTAAATGGCAAAAATGTTATGATTACTTTGCACACCTCCTAATGTTAGGATGAGTAATAAAGGGACATATAGGTGCTCCTGTGAAATAATCACATGTGGATTGAAATTTAGGGTAGAgtgggctggggggtgggtgggactgcCCTCTACCTAAATGGGGCTGaaggtcagtggtagagctcttgttttgcatgcaaaaggtcccaggttcaatccctggcatctcaaggtAGAGTTTGGAATCCTCAGAGACCTGCAGTCAGTCAGCCAGTGATCCAACCTGGAATAAGGCAGGTTCTTACACTATGTTCTTACACTCTTGATAGTAAAATCCAGGTAAAAATATGCCAGTTGCGTTTACCATGGATATGAgatttatccacatacatcttcCTTTCATGACTGCTTCAGCCCCAGTTTGCATTTGAGCCAAAAGCAGGAAATGTGATTTACATATGGTTTCAAGTGATTTTTGGCCAACCTTTCGTTTTCATTTTGGAACACAAGAAAATGCCAAAAAAGAGTGTTTTTTGTTTGAAATGTTGTGCTTGGAAAAAATCAGTACGGTTTAATAGCAGCTGTCGGGTTTTCTGCTGCATACTATTAgatggggaagaggggaagggaagaaagtGAGAGACCCGTCGACCGCAGCTCTGgcacctgctgccattgctgacCGTTTCTCCTTGCCCTGGTTTTCCCTGCAAAAGCTAACTGCCAAGTGTGCATAAAAACTAGACCCCCAACAATCTTCTAGCAGCAGGACTTGATCTACTGGTGCTATTTcactggagataacagcagggggaTGCCCTCTGAGGGTATTCCTCTAGAGACTGGACTTGGAGCCTAAGTCAAGAGGAGGAATCCCAAGAGGTTGTGTAGGCTGGATTAGGGTATTCCACAAGCCAGATCAGGCTATCAGGCCAGACTTAAGTGATCCTGAAAATATTTCCTCTTTAGCTAATGTGATTGTGATCACACCAAGTCCTTAAAGAGGGTAAGGACTTCAAGCTACACttctatacacatttaccagGGAATTGAGTTACAGTAAACTCAATGAGTCCTATTTTtcagtagacatggataggattgcactgtaaaggagctatttaTTTAAGGGAGGTGTTTATTATGGGTGGGTAAAAGCttcagcatttaaaaataaatcttgtcATTCAagtcccagaagtccctgccagcatggtcaatggtcaggaatgctgagggggggtattccaaaacatctggaggtctactttcttcccacccctgtctaagggcacaatccaatggCCCTTAGGAGGACATTTTAGGGGCCATGAGATACTGCCGATGCTCATCTCAATGGTTGAAGAAGGAGGTTCATCACCAGAGGCCTCCTCACTGAAGTGACAGAAAACTCCACTGCCATCTGGAAAAGTGTGGCAAATTTTCCTGTTTTAGTTGCATGTATTCATTGTTTACTCACAATCAGTTCAATGTCTGATTACAGCTGGTGAACATGTGGCCGTTTTTATATAGGTTATGGGTATTacgtttaagaacataagaacatcaaaccaaggacccatctagtccagcattctgttcacacagtggtcaaccagctgtctatgggaaacccacaggaaGGACATGAATGCTAAAACACCCTCCAGCCTAAGTTTCCCAGCAATCAGTGCACGTAAGTatgttgcctctgatactggaggtacatttataaatgtgtgtgtaagtgtgttttGCAGTCACATTTTCAAATGCATCTCTGCAAACATAGAGACTCCAGGCCAACACGATCTAGTCTGAATCCCACACAGACAATGCAAACCCTTCTTCCAAGAATGGGCTCGTGCAGCCACCTCATTCCCCTGCACTCCCTATGTATACCCTAAGTCCATTCCAGAGGGTTCCCCAACCCTTCAGAGGAGATTTtgaagaggggaggagaaatcTGTTCCGCTAATGGTCTCCTTTCCAGTAGCAGATGACTAGCGTTGGATCCAACACtgactgttttatttttaaagatgaaagttgGACTTCTCAAGAATCTATTTGGAGCTTTACAAAACCATATTGGGACAAACCTTATTTTG contains:
- the NDP gene encoding norrin, whose product is MGNHVLAISISMLSLLVVMGDADSKKDSSFMMDSDPGRCMRHHYVDSISHPLYKCSSKMVLLARCEGRCTQTSRSEPMVSFSTVLKQPFRSTCHCCRPQTSKLKAMRLRCSGGMRLTATYRYILSCHCEECNS